A single genomic interval of Vicingaceae bacterium harbors:
- a CDS encoding peptidyl-prolyl cis-trans isomerase, translating to MKIYKLFFFVVIIFMFTSFNTYTEKRTKVKIETSMGTIVVELYNETPKHRDNFIKLVQKGFYDGTLFHRVIREFMIQGGDPDSKNAKKGAILGNGGPGYTIPAEFKPHLFHKKGALAAARLGDDINPKKESSGSQFYIVQGRKFTVDQLKMYEVRLKTKFSEEQIKAYTTLGGAPHLDGSYTVFGQVVNGLDVVDKIASVPTDQYDRPLEDVKVLSMKILK from the coding sequence ATGAAGATATACAAATTATTTTTTTTTGTTGTGATAATTTTTATGTTTACTTCTTTCAACACTTATACAGAAAAAAGAACCAAGGTGAAAATTGAAACTTCCATGGGGACAATTGTTGTGGAACTGTATAATGAAACCCCCAAACACCGTGACAATTTCATCAAATTGGTGCAAAAAGGATTCTATGACGGCACATTATTTCATAGAGTAATAAGGGAATTCATGATACAAGGTGGTGATCCGGATTCAAAAAACGCCAAAAAAGGGGCAATATTAGGCAATGGAGGCCCAGGGTATACTATTCCGGCCGAATTCAAGCCGCATTTGTTCCATAAAAAAGGGGCACTTGCCGCTGCACGTTTAGGGGATGATATCAATCCCAAAAAAGAATCATCAGGAAGTCAATTTTATATTGTGCAAGGCAGGAAATTTACTGTGGATCAACTAAAAATGTATGAGGTCAGATTGAAAACAAAATTTTCGGAAGAGCAAATAAAAGCATACACCACCTTGGGAGGCGCTCCTCATTTGGATGGTTCATATACGGTTTTTGGACAAGTGGTGAACGGTCTGGATGTAGTGGACAAAATTGCATCTGTGCCCACCGATCAATATGACAGACCGCTTGAAGATGTCAAAGTTTTATCAATGAAAATTTTGAAATGA
- the pheS gene encoding phenylalanine--tRNA ligase alpha subunit, giving the protein MSLIKNIADLSSQALNEKINTAKDLEDYRIKWLGNNGIIKSLYAELKNIDPAHKKEAGKAINELRSLVEERIQGLKKNLDSTAQIKNLPDFTLKATLHEQGCQHPITIVTRKIIDIFKEIGFDVSTGPEIEDDWHNFSALNFPEDHPARDMQDTFFLKNFPLLLRTHTSSVQIRVMENQKPPIRTLSPGRVYRNEAISARAHCFFHQVEGLYVDKKVSFMDLKNTLNYFAKRMFGDIAQTRWRPSYFPFTEPSAEVDVSCTICNGKGCNVCKYSGWLEILGCGMVDPQVLNNCQIDTDLYSGFAFGMGVERIAQLLYRVSDIRMYSENDIRFLQKFKPSIL; this is encoded by the coding sequence ATGAGTTTGATCAAAAATATTGCAGATCTTTCCAGTCAGGCATTAAATGAAAAAATTAATACCGCCAAGGATTTGGAAGATTATCGCATCAAATGGTTGGGAAATAACGGCATTATAAAATCGCTTTATGCCGAATTGAAAAATATAGACCCTGCACACAAAAAGGAAGCAGGAAAAGCCATCAACGAGTTGAGGTCACTCGTTGAGGAAAGAATTCAGGGCCTAAAAAAGAACCTTGACTCCACTGCTCAAATCAAAAATTTGCCTGATTTCACTTTAAAAGCAACTCTTCATGAGCAAGGATGTCAACATCCGATAACGATTGTTACCCGGAAAATTATTGATATTTTTAAAGAGATTGGATTTGATGTATCGACCGGACCTGAAATTGAAGACGATTGGCACAACTTTTCAGCTTTAAACTTTCCGGAAGATCATCCTGCCAGAGATATGCAAGACACTTTTTTCCTGAAGAATTTCCCTCTCTTATTACGCACCCACACTTCATCCGTCCAAATCAGGGTGATGGAAAATCAAAAACCTCCCATTCGCACATTGTCTCCCGGAAGAGTATATCGCAACGAAGCCATTTCTGCAAGAGCCCATTGTTTTTTTCATCAAGTGGAGGGATTGTATGTTGACAAGAAAGTTTCTTTCATGGATCTAAAAAATACATTGAATTATTTTGCAAAAAGAATGTTTGGCGATATTGCCCAAACGCGTTGGCGTCCTTCATATTTTCCTTTTACCGAACCATCTGCCGAAGTTGATGTTTCTTGCACTATCTGCAATGGAAAAGGATGCAATGTTTGTAAATACAGCGGATGGCTCGAAATATTGGGATGTGGTATGGTCGATCCTCAGGTGCTCAACAACTGTCAAATCGACACTGATCTTTATTCCGGTTTTGCATTTGGTATGGGCGTGGAAAGAATTGCACAATTGTTATACCGTGTATCGGATATTAGAATGTATTCCGAAAACGATATAAGATTTCTACAAAAATTCAAGCCAAGTATTCTGTAA
- the ispG gene encoding 4-hydroxy-3-methylbut-2-en-1-yl diphosphate synthase (flavodoxin): MLTKKIKQIKSYCISINQYKRLPTIEVSIGDLKMGGAHPIRIQSMTTTDTMNTKATVEQAIRMIEAGCELVRITAPSIKEAENLKNIKEELKKRGYRTPIVADIHFTPNAAMVAARLVEKVRINPGNYADKKKFEIIEYTEKQYQEELEKIREKFLPLVKICKEYGTAMRIGTNHGSLSDRIMSRYGDTPEGMVESAMEFVRICKDENFHNIVLSMKASNPQVMIQAYRLLVVKMREEGTLYPLHLGVTEAGDGEDGRIKSAVGIGTLLEDGIGDTIRVSLTEDPENEMPVARKLAIRYPFSIDLPEMEKITFNPFAYEKRETHNIQNIIGSDLHPMVFSQIQSSLNHPGKLLALGYVYNPDSDKWNIKDNAADYVLVPDIDLNINWPENLNFLISSHKLKEFKHPRIFPVYNSITEFIQTSTIHPDLNFIVQNVDNPEDFPDDSLLQKNNIVWILTGRLDHPMKAWRNFINYLNLKGSKQPVVFQYESDIKDKESFTLYASTDLGALFTSGMGNGVWIRSKHFDNQFLLHLSFNILQACRERISKTEYIACPSCGRTLFDLQETTQKIRAATAHLKGLKIGIMGCIVNGPGEMADADYGYVGSGPGKITLYKKKEIVQRNVPEDQAVDALINLIKSNGDWKDPNQ; this comes from the coding sequence ATGTTGACCAAAAAAATTAAGCAAATTAAATCATATTGCATATCCATTAACCAATACAAAAGGCTTCCCACCATCGAAGTGTCGATTGGTGATCTAAAAATGGGGGGAGCACACCCTATACGCATCCAGTCGATGACCACGACCGACACCATGAACACAAAGGCCACAGTTGAGCAGGCCATAAGAATGATAGAGGCCGGTTGTGAACTTGTCAGAATTACAGCGCCAAGTATAAAAGAAGCCGAAAACCTCAAAAACATAAAAGAAGAATTGAAAAAAAGAGGTTATCGCACGCCTATAGTTGCCGATATTCATTTTACCCCTAATGCAGCAATGGTAGCAGCCCGGCTGGTTGAAAAAGTCAGAATAAATCCCGGTAATTATGCCGACAAAAAAAAGTTTGAAATAATAGAATACACCGAAAAACAATATCAGGAAGAACTTGAAAAAATCAGGGAAAAGTTTTTGCCGCTGGTAAAAATTTGTAAAGAATACGGAACAGCCATGCGAATTGGCACCAATCACGGATCGCTCAGCGACCGTATCATGAGCCGCTATGGAGACACTCCCGAGGGAATGGTTGAGTCAGCTATGGAATTTGTAAGAATTTGTAAGGATGAAAACTTTCACAATATAGTACTTTCAATGAAAGCATCCAACCCGCAGGTGATGATACAAGCCTATCGCCTGCTGGTAGTAAAAATGCGTGAAGAAGGGACTCTTTATCCACTTCACCTGGGTGTTACGGAAGCCGGCGATGGCGAAGACGGCAGAATAAAATCTGCCGTGGGCATTGGCACTCTTTTGGAGGATGGCATTGGTGATACAATCCGTGTTTCGCTGACCGAAGATCCCGAAAATGAAATGCCTGTTGCCCGAAAACTTGCCATTCGTTATCCATTCTCCATCGACCTTCCCGAAATGGAAAAAATCACATTTAATCCATTTGCATACGAAAAAAGAGAAACCCATAATATTCAAAACATCATAGGAAGCGATCTTCACCCAATGGTATTCTCCCAAATACAATCTTCTCTCAATCATCCCGGAAAATTATTGGCACTTGGCTATGTTTACAATCCTGACTCTGATAAATGGAACATTAAAGACAATGCCGCTGATTATGTTTTGGTTCCTGATATTGACCTGAATATAAACTGGCCGGAAAACCTTAACTTCCTTATCAGTTCGCATAAATTGAAGGAATTCAAACATCCAAGAATTTTTCCGGTATACAATTCAATTACTGAATTTATTCAAACATCAACCATTCATCCCGACTTAAATTTCATAGTGCAAAATGTCGATAATCCGGAGGATTTTCCCGATGATTCATTGCTTCAAAAAAATAACATCGTTTGGATTTTGACCGGCCGGCTTGATCATCCTATGAAGGCCTGGAGAAATTTTATCAACTATCTGAATCTGAAGGGTTCAAAACAACCTGTTGTTTTTCAATACGAATCCGATATCAAAGATAAAGAAAGCTTTACTCTTTACGCTTCAACCGATTTAGGTGCTCTGTTCACATCCGGCATGGGCAATGGCGTATGGATCAGATCAAAACATTTCGACAATCAATTTCTCCTCCATCTGTCTTTTAATATTCTTCAAGCATGCCGTGAAAGAATATCAAAAACAGAATATATTGCCTGTCCATCTTGCGGTAGAACATTATTTGACCTGCAAGAAACAACACAAAAGATACGGGCAGCCACAGCTCATCTTAAAGGTTTGAAAATAGGCATTATGGGATGTATCGTCAATGGTCCCGGCGAGATGGCCGATGCCGACTATGGTTATGTTGGATCGGGCCCCGGAAAAATCACGTTATACAAGAAAAAAGAAATCGTGCAACGAAATGTACCTGAGGATCAAGCCGTAGATGCTCTAATAAACTTGATAAAATCTAATGGCGACTGGAAAGATCCCAACCAATGA